In Roseomonas fluvialis, one genomic interval encodes:
- a CDS encoding SH3 domain-containing protein gives MSRAVMALVVLLPGIAGAQAPRPPAGGAPLRDEPGDWWGDVHRWTGSDATRPRGGAARSAAPAPPTGRTVTTVRTGRANLRRDPSMTAPVARMLPPGTVLNVFAEGPDGWLQVGEGDRPAGWIHPTALAAP, from the coding sequence GTGTCACGGGCCGTGATGGCGCTGGTCGTCCTGCTGCCGGGCATCGCGGGCGCGCAGGCGCCGCGCCCCCCGGCCGGCGGCGCCCCGTTGCGCGACGAACCCGGAGACTGGTGGGGCGACGTGCATCGCTGGACGGGGTCGGATGCAACCCGTCCGCGGGGGGGGGCTGCCAGATCCGCCGCGCCGGCGCCCCCGACCGGCCGGACGGTGACAACGGTGCGCACCGGCCGCGCCAACCTGCGGCGCGACCCGTCGATGACGGCGCCGGTGGCACGCATGCTCCCGCCTGGCACGGTGCTGAACGTCTTCGCCGAGGGGCCGGATGGATGGCTTCAGGTCGGCGAGGGAGACCGTCCGGCGGGCTGGATCCATCCCACCGCGCTTGCGGCGCCTTGA
- a CDS encoding type VI secretion system Vgr family protein: protein MPYSQTDRILEIQSPLGADALMLVELDGEERISEPYVFKIRFVTELNVTPKDLLGKAVSIQFGYPESAFADGRRKLHGLVRKLRRGAGDRTGMAEEWYAEVVPHLWFLSRTSDCRIFQEKSIPDIVKEVLQMHGVTSVDDRLMGTYAPRDYVVQYRESALDFVQRLMEQEGIFYWHEHTESQHTMVLADSNTAATTCPVGAVGILGGDGGAMSLSRLDDESVVRSGKWTVRDFNFLTPSTILEGTEPTTVAIPEMANRERYDYPGIFEVTADGRTVAKHRIENEETFHLVRRGDGQVSCFSAGMVFEADVRQTRNFLLTEVHHHAEDFSHWTMENWGREPRDPIYTNSFVAIPKTVTFRPERVTPRPFVHGPQTAIVTGPSGEEIHTDEHGRVKVQFHWDRLGQRDDKTSCWIRVSQGWAGQGWGQMHIPRIGHEVIVDFLEGDPDRPIITGRVYNAENTVPYTLPANKTQSGIKSNSSKGGGGSNEFRFEDKKGSEEVYFHAEKDLNSLIENNETRKVGGKGIGNRTTDIKNDETTTILGNKTTKVTKKFDETIGGTETRMVTGNVTETYAANETRTIGGSITETVASNVTRTIGAAVTDTIGGTLSMTVAGAITVTTPSPMTVTSAAVINHVAPSLLQTTPNFYNTGATNGDAYGFVQSNCGFKIENIGMVIGTVGVKIDNFGIAIANGAVEIKNKSMIARTYTFQLKTGFTLHA from the coding sequence ATGCCCTACTCGCAAACCGACCGCATCCTCGAGATCCAGAGCCCGTTGGGCGCGGACGCCCTCATGCTTGTCGAACTGGACGGGGAGGAGCGGATTTCCGAACCCTATGTGTTCAAGATCCGCTTCGTGACCGAGTTGAACGTCACGCCCAAGGATCTGCTCGGCAAGGCGGTGTCGATCCAGTTCGGCTATCCCGAAAGCGCCTTCGCGGACGGCCGGCGCAAGCTGCACGGCCTGGTGCGGAAGCTGCGGCGCGGCGCGGGCGACCGCACCGGCATGGCCGAGGAATGGTACGCCGAGGTGGTGCCCCACCTGTGGTTCCTCTCGCGCACCAGCGACTGCCGGATCTTCCAGGAGAAATCGATCCCGGACATCGTGAAGGAAGTGCTGCAGATGCACGGCGTCACGTCGGTCGACGACCGCCTGATGGGGACCTACGCGCCGCGCGACTATGTCGTGCAATACCGCGAAAGCGCGCTCGACTTCGTGCAGCGCCTGATGGAACAGGAAGGTATCTTCTACTGGCACGAGCACACGGAATCGCAGCACACGATGGTGCTCGCCGACAGCAACACCGCGGCCACCACCTGCCCGGTGGGCGCGGTGGGGATCCTGGGCGGCGATGGCGGTGCGATGTCGCTCTCGCGCCTGGATGACGAATCGGTTGTGCGGTCGGGCAAGTGGACCGTGCGCGACTTCAACTTCCTCACGCCCTCGACGATCCTGGAAGGGACCGAGCCGACCACGGTCGCAATCCCCGAGATGGCCAACCGCGAGCGCTACGACTACCCCGGCATCTTCGAGGTGACCGCCGATGGACGGACGGTGGCCAAGCACCGCATCGAGAACGAGGAGACCTTCCACCTCGTCCGCCGCGGCGACGGCCAGGTCAGTTGCTTCAGCGCCGGCATGGTGTTCGAGGCGGACGTGCGGCAGACGCGCAATTTCCTGCTGACCGAGGTGCACCACCACGCCGAGGATTTCAGCCACTGGACCATGGAGAACTGGGGCCGGGAGCCGCGCGACCCGATCTACACCAACAGCTTCGTCGCCATCCCCAAGACCGTGACGTTTCGGCCCGAGCGCGTGACGCCGCGGCCCTTCGTGCACGGCCCACAGACCGCCATCGTGACCGGCCCGTCCGGCGAGGAAATCCACACCGACGAGCACGGCCGGGTGAAGGTCCAGTTCCACTGGGACCGACTGGGCCAGAGGGACGACAAGACATCCTGCTGGATCCGCGTCTCGCAGGGCTGGGCAGGGCAGGGCTGGGGCCAGATGCATATACCGCGCATCGGCCACGAAGTGATCGTTGACTTCCTGGAGGGCGACCCGGACCGCCCCATCATCACCGGGCGCGTCTACAACGCCGAGAACACCGTCCCCTACACGCTGCCGGCCAATAAGACCCAGTCGGGCATCAAGTCGAATTCCTCGAAGGGCGGCGGCGGTTCGAACGAGTTCCGCTTCGAGGACAAGAAGGGCTCGGAGGAAGTCTACTTCCACGCCGAGAAGGACCTCAATAGCCTCATTGAGAACAACGAGACGCGGAAGGTCGGCGGCAAGGGCATCGGCAACCGAACCACCGACATCAAGAACGACGAGACCACCACCATCCTGGGCAACAAGACCACGAAGGTCACCAAGAAGTTCGACGAGACGATCGGCGGCACCGAGACGCGCATGGTCACCGGCAACGTGACCGAGACCTATGCGGCGAACGAGACACGCACGATCGGCGGTTCGATCACGGAGACGGTGGCGTCCAACGTCACCCGCACCATCGGCGCCGCGGTTACCGACACCATTGGCGGCACGCTGAGCATGACAGTCGCCGGCGCCATCACCGTCACCACGCCGTCGCCCATGACGGTGACGAGTGCCGCCGTCATCAACCACGTCGCGCCCAGCCTGCTGCAGACCACGCCTAATTTCTACAACACCGGTGCCACGAACGGCGACGCCTACGGCTTCGTGCAGAGCAACTGCGGCTTCAAGATCGAGAACATCGGCATGGTGATCGGTACCGTGGGCGTGAAGATCGACAATTTCGGCATCGCCATCGCGAACGGCGCGGTCGAGATCAAGAACAAGTCGATGATCGCCAGGACCTACACGTTTCAGCTCAAGACCGGCTTCACGCTGCACGCTTGA
- a CDS encoding DUF3592 domain-containing protein: MRGLWQLALIAAIVLAIPAFFFGPAYLRHRQEARVRADGLPATARILRLEDTGSRRNSMPIVDIHLEVTAEGRPPWQASIRRVMSVIEVTTVGPGTVLQVRYDPARPELVAIAP; encoded by the coding sequence ATGCGCGGTCTCTGGCAATTGGCGCTGATCGCTGCGATCGTGTTGGCGATCCCGGCATTCTTCTTCGGCCCGGCGTATCTGCGCCATCGCCAGGAGGCGCGTGTGCGCGCCGATGGGCTGCCCGCCACCGCGCGCATTCTGCGCCTCGAGGACACCGGAAGCCGGCGCAACAGCATGCCCATCGTCGACATCCATCTTGAAGTGACGGCCGAGGGGCGCCCGCCCTGGCAGGCCTCGATCCGCCGCGTCATGTCGGTGATCGAGGTAACAACCGTGGGCCCCGGCACGGTGCTACAGGTGCGCTACGACCCAGCCCGGCCCGAACTGGTCGCGATCGCCCCGTGA
- a CDS encoding DUF2169 family type VI secretion system accessory protein, giving the protein MKTFKPLALSVLTRPMEFGRRFFLSVAAVSFCPMGDHPALLGEVAMWKFLAKALPPETPLDMVLPKTAGEFLVSGSAFAPGGVPVQTITTSVRLGAVTKRLSAVGERYIEDGVPTQPRPFVEMPMGWDRSYGGKKYAQNPLGRGIDEVPIQGVGFRVALPNVVLPAGAPRPSAPEPVNYGPMDLGWPQRQRLAGTHDQKWLEEDFPGFARDTDWRVFMAASPDQRFPGFLRGDEDYAIGNMHPSEPEITGRLPGILPRILIQRRGGSGLEDIPLSLTTVWFFPTQKRLVMIHHGRTRVTEEDARDVTRLVLGADMLGAPRPIAAFQEAVDQRLHPEFGTLEALRDSALVPADLIVPDPDMEAERMMNEEKGLLAQRAHQRALKQNAATRRRMVDMKLDPDLYAPPPPVAHEPVPTLENLPAVIERVRKEAAERQVAADETRAKMEAQSREVAVQAGMEPVDPKKRPSGPPRFSAAATMAEMQANAERIEAGDGDAGVLRAMLADPVAMKRLTDFEAAQRQAYVDSADQQDPAPRLDAAANAALRERLMDGRRNAAGADLCGADLSGLDLSGFDLTGAWLDGADLAGTNLGRARLQGAVLAHARLERAVLAGAELDGANLGRAKLAGADLAHARMRGAVLRGADLSGARFLRADLSDAMLGDASLAGADLSEVNCAGLMMLETDLSGVTAARANFAKASFINAKLGNADFSGANLTQATFLGAAAPGIVFAGANLTKAVFVEACTMPGARFTGARCAGANLRGSNLEGAVFDRAVLDDADLSECKLQGASFDLARARAARFTVADLRGARLTRADLMGVSLSRADISGADLSDSSLHEADLARIQSDTATRYERVHRSRARIHPRRSPT; this is encoded by the coding sequence ATGAAGACCTTCAAGCCGCTCGCCCTCAGCGTGCTCACGCGGCCGATGGAATTCGGCCGCCGCTTTTTCCTCAGCGTCGCCGCCGTGAGCTTCTGCCCCATGGGCGACCATCCGGCGCTGCTGGGCGAGGTTGCGATGTGGAAGTTCCTCGCGAAGGCGCTGCCGCCCGAGACGCCGCTTGACATGGTGCTGCCCAAGACCGCGGGCGAATTCCTGGTTTCCGGCAGTGCCTTCGCGCCGGGCGGGGTGCCGGTTCAGACCATCACGACATCGGTGCGCCTCGGCGCCGTGACCAAGCGCCTTTCGGCCGTGGGGGAGCGCTACATCGAGGACGGCGTACCCACCCAGCCGCGGCCATTCGTCGAGATGCCGATGGGCTGGGACCGGTCCTATGGCGGCAAGAAGTACGCGCAGAACCCGCTCGGGCGCGGCATCGACGAAGTGCCCATCCAGGGGGTCGGCTTCCGCGTGGCGCTGCCCAACGTCGTGCTGCCCGCCGGCGCGCCGCGCCCATCGGCGCCCGAGCCCGTCAACTATGGTCCGATGGACCTCGGCTGGCCGCAGCGCCAGCGCCTGGCCGGCACGCATGACCAGAAATGGCTCGAGGAGGACTTCCCCGGCTTCGCGCGCGACACCGACTGGCGCGTCTTCATGGCCGCGAGCCCGGACCAGCGCTTCCCTGGCTTCCTGCGCGGCGACGAGGACTACGCCATAGGCAACATGCACCCCAGCGAGCCCGAGATCACCGGGCGCCTGCCGGGCATCCTGCCGCGCATCCTGATCCAGCGCCGCGGTGGCTCGGGGCTCGAGGATATCCCGCTGTCGCTGACCACGGTGTGGTTCTTCCCGACGCAGAAGCGCCTGGTAATGATCCACCACGGCCGCACCCGCGTGACGGAGGAGGATGCGCGCGACGTGACGCGCCTGGTGCTCGGCGCCGACATGCTCGGCGCACCGCGCCCCATTGCTGCCTTCCAGGAGGCCGTCGACCAGCGGCTGCATCCCGAATTCGGCACGCTCGAAGCGCTGCGCGACAGCGCGCTGGTGCCCGCCGACCTCATCGTGCCCGACCCGGACATGGAGGCGGAGCGCATGATGAACGAGGAGAAGGGCCTGCTCGCGCAGCGCGCCCACCAGCGCGCGCTCAAGCAGAACGCCGCGACGCGCCGGCGGATGGTCGACATGAAGCTCGACCCGGATCTGTATGCTCCGCCCCCGCCCGTGGCACACGAACCGGTGCCGACCCTCGAGAATCTACCCGCCGTGATCGAGCGCGTCCGCAAGGAAGCCGCCGAGCGCCAGGTCGCCGCCGACGAGACGCGCGCGAAGATGGAGGCGCAGTCGCGCGAGGTGGCGGTGCAGGCCGGCATGGAACCGGTCGATCCGAAGAAGCGCCCGTCCGGGCCGCCGCGCTTTTCGGCCGCGGCGACGATGGCGGAGATGCAGGCCAACGCCGAACGCATCGAGGCCGGGGACGGCGATGCCGGCGTGCTGCGCGCCATGCTGGCCGACCCGGTCGCGATGAAGCGCCTCACCGACTTCGAGGCGGCGCAGCGGCAGGCCTATGTCGATAGTGCCGACCAGCAGGACCCCGCTCCGCGGCTCGATGCCGCGGCCAATGCTGCGCTGCGCGAACGGCTGATGGATGGGCGGCGCAACGCCGCGGGGGCTGACCTGTGCGGCGCCGACCTGTCCGGCCTCGATTTGTCAGGCTTCGACCTGACCGGTGCCTGGCTCGATGGCGCGGACCTGGCGGGCACGAATCTTGGCCGCGCGCGCCTTCAGGGCGCGGTGCTGGCGCATGCGCGGCTTGAGCGCGCGGTGCTGGCCGGGGCCGAACTGGACGGCGCCAATCTCGGCCGTGCGAAGCTCGCCGGGGCGGACCTCGCGCATGCGCGGATGCGCGGCGCCGTGCTGCGCGGTGCCGACCTGAGCGGGGCGCGCTTCCTGCGAGCCGACCTGTCGGATGCGATGCTGGGCGATGCCTCCCTGGCGGGTGCGGACCTCTCGGAGGTCAATTGCGCCGGGCTGATGATGCTCGAGACGGATCTCTCCGGCGTGACGGCGGCGCGCGCCAATTTCGCCAAGGCGTCCTTCATCAACGCCAAGCTAGGCAATGCCGACTTCAGCGGCGCGAACCTCACGCAGGCAACCTTCCTGGGCGCGGCGGCGCCGGGCATCGTCTTCGCCGGCGCGAACCTCACGAAGGCCGTGTTCGTCGAGGCCTGCACCATGCCGGGCGCACGCTTCACCGGCGCGCGTTGCGCCGGCGCCAACCTGCGCGGCAGCAACCTCGAAGGCGCCGTGTTCGACCGGGCGGTGCTCGACGATGCCGACCTGTCGGAGTGCAAGCTGCAGGGCGCGTCCTTCGACCTGGCGCGCGCGCGCGCGGCGCGCTTCACCGTGGCCGACTTGCGCGGCGCGCGCCTCACCCGTGCCGACCTGATGGGGGTGAGCCTGTCGCGCGCCGACATCAGCGGCGCCGACCTCAGCGACAGCAGCCTGCACGAGGCCGACCTCGCCCGCATCCAGAGCGACACCGCCACGCGCTACGAACGCGTCCACCGCAGCCGCGCCCGCATCCATCCGCGCCGGAGCCCGACATGA